A window of the Spirochaetaceae bacterium genome harbors these coding sequences:
- the cas1e gene encoding type I-E CRISPR-associated endonuclease Cas1e — protein MLKGRLGLESARVPHADRHGIMWLGRGNLYVESGTLRFLTAGFGDLGPGDYAIPFQMVSCLMLQPGTTVSHDALRILARHGTAVVCVGEDGVRFYASLPAGPAASARARRQMMAWCDPDARISVVRKMYALRLGEFLPATDINALRGVEGARMKVMYQRLAEQYGIRWRGRRYDRSDPEAADMPNQAINHASSAVEGAALAAVAATGTISELGFIHEDSSNAFALDISDLFRDSVLLPVAFRAAGVILRNKEGPVERVVRRLAGQTFRQEKLVPKMIDRIKFLIDDDDDSRNP, from the coding sequence ATGCTGAAGGGACGACTGGGCCTCGAAAGCGCGCGCGTGCCGCACGCCGACCGACACGGCATCATGTGGCTGGGGCGCGGCAATCTTTACGTGGAGTCGGGAACGCTCCGCTTTCTCACGGCCGGCTTCGGCGACCTCGGTCCCGGCGACTACGCGATACCGTTTCAGATGGTGTCGTGTCTGATGCTGCAACCCGGCACGACGGTGAGTCACGACGCGCTACGAATCCTTGCGCGACATGGCACGGCGGTCGTCTGCGTCGGCGAAGACGGGGTTCGGTTCTACGCCAGTTTGCCGGCGGGTCCGGCGGCTTCGGCGCGGGCGCGTCGCCAGATGATGGCATGGTGTGATCCTGACGCTCGCATTTCCGTTGTGCGCAAGATGTATGCGCTGCGCCTCGGTGAGTTTCTGCCTGCGACCGACATAAACGCCCTGCGCGGCGTTGAGGGCGCCCGCATGAAGGTAATGTACCAGCGACTGGCCGAACAATACGGCATCCGCTGGCGTGGTCGGCGCTACGACCGGAGCGACCCCGAGGCGGCGGATATGCCGAATCAGGCGATCAACCACGCATCCAGCGCCGTCGAAGGGGCAGCTCTGGCTGCGGTCGCCGCCACGGGCACCATCTCGGAGCTTGGTTTCATCCACGAGGACTCCAGCAACGCGTTTGCACTGGACATATCGGACCTTTTCCGCGATTCCGTGCTTCTTCCGGTGGCATTCAGAGCTGCGGGCGTCATTCTGCGGAACAAGGAGGGGCCGGTGGAAAGAGTCGTCAGACGCCTTGCCGGGCAGACGTTCCGGCAGGAGAAGCTCGTACCGAAGATGATCGACCGGATCAAGTTTCTGATTGACGACGATGACGATAGTCGTAACCCGTAA
- a CDS encoding 3'-5' exonuclease: protein MKRRSRISEMAKAKTWAHHLAQRDDWLVIDVETTGLGAHAEIVEVAVVSARGHALVDVMVRPRTAPEPGAVRVHGLGAGTLRGASPFEEIYGTLADLLAGMTVVAYNAEFDRQALSNTCRIAGLPPVVCTWECAMTRYELWRGFHASLDTVCEVESIVIDGTRHRALPDATLVWRLIQRMAGRPA from the coding sequence ATGAAGAGACGCTCACGCATCTCCGAGATGGCCAAGGCAAAGACCTGGGCCCATCACCTGGCGCAGCGTGATGACTGGCTGGTGATCGACGTCGAAACGACTGGCTTGGGCGCACACGCCGAGATCGTCGAGGTGGCAGTGGTCAGCGCACGCGGACACGCGCTCGTCGATGTCATGGTACGTCCACGCACGGCGCCCGAGCCCGGCGCCGTGCGGGTGCACGGGCTTGGGGCGGGCACGCTGCGTGGGGCGTCTCCGTTCGAGGAAATCTATGGGACTCTTGCGGATCTGCTCGCGGGGATGACCGTGGTAGCTTACAACGCCGAGTTTGATCGGCAAGCCTTGAGCAACACGTGCCGGATCGCCGGACTACCTCCCGTCGTGTGCACGTGGGAGTGTGCGATGACCCGATATGAGCTGTGGCGAGGCTTCCACGCCTCGCTCGACACGGTGTGCGAGGTTGAGTCTATCGTAATTGACGGTACGCGCCATCGAGCTTTGCCTGACGCGACACTCGTATGGCGCCTGATCCAACGCATGGCTGGTAGGCCGGCGTAG